In Erythrobacter sp. F6033, a single genomic region encodes these proteins:
- a CDS encoding histone deacetylase: MAPRPERGTFKFDKYYLVMEALRADGGPLTEHSPEPMPREWLEAVHDPDYVDEVFRAEVPRDKERRIGFPVTEKIRDRVRHTNGGTWLAAQLAIQHGYAANSAAGSHHALAGTGAGYCVFNDLAVASNRLIAEGDASRILIIDLDVHQGDGTASLTAGREDIFTLSLHAEKNFPVRKARSSLDVGLPDGVDDDGYMAALDRHLPEVIAQFDPDLVLYQAGVDPHANDKLGRLSLSDKGLIKRDRFVVHQARKRRLPIASALGGGYGDDQSEVAARHARSMLSMAAENALYSPLPARLGAK; this comes from the coding sequence GTGGCGCCGCGCCCGGAGCGCGGAACGTTCAAATTCGACAAGTACTACTTGGTGATGGAGGCGTTGCGCGCTGATGGAGGGCCGCTGACCGAGCATTCTCCAGAACCGATGCCGCGCGAATGGCTCGAAGCAGTCCATGACCCTGACTATGTCGACGAGGTCTTCCGCGCAGAAGTCCCTCGCGACAAAGAACGGCGGATCGGGTTTCCGGTAACGGAGAAAATTCGCGACCGCGTTCGCCACACCAATGGTGGAACCTGGCTTGCCGCACAATTGGCCATACAACACGGATATGCCGCAAATAGCGCCGCGGGAAGCCACCATGCACTCGCCGGCACAGGGGCGGGATATTGCGTATTCAACGACCTCGCTGTGGCGTCCAACCGCTTGATTGCCGAAGGTGATGCCAGCCGTATTCTGATCATCGATCTGGATGTGCATCAGGGTGACGGCACTGCGAGCCTGACGGCGGGCCGCGAGGACATCTTCACCTTGTCCCTCCATGCCGAAAAGAACTTTCCGGTGCGAAAGGCGCGTTCCAGCCTTGATGTGGGTTTACCCGACGGTGTCGATGATGACGGTTATATGGCTGCGCTAGACAGACATTTGCCGGAGGTAATTGCGCAGTTCGATCCCGATCTCGTTCTGTATCAGGCGGGCGTTGACCCGCATGCCAATGACAAGCTGGGCAGGCTTTCCTTAAGCGACAAAGGGCTGATTAAACGCGACCGCTTTGTTGTGCATCAGGCCCGCAAACGCAGACTGCCAATCGCAAGCGCGCTTGGCGGCGGATACGGGGATGATCAAAGCGAAGTGGCGGCGCGCCACGCCAGATCAATGCTGTCTATGGCCGCGGAAAATGCGCTCTATTCGCCCTTACCTGCAAGGCTCGGCGCGAAATAG
- a CDS encoding thioredoxin family protein: MIRAATVLVFAAALSACATVPASDAAYHPEARSYLVSGDAMADVDAALVQAKQNGNRVLLVMGANWCHDSRALAGWLETERFSHLVAEKYELVFVNIGMPQTKDGHNLEIAKRFGLDDLPGTPNVLVLTANGELVNADTATTWRDSASRSEDAIYDELALLAHKDA; this comes from the coding sequence ATGATTAGGGCTGCAACGGTTCTTGTGTTTGCAGCCGCCTTGTCTGCTTGCGCGACCGTGCCGGCAAGTGACGCGGCTTATCACCCTGAAGCCCGATCCTATCTCGTTTCCGGCGATGCCATGGCCGATGTTGATGCTGCGCTGGTGCAGGCAAAGCAAAACGGCAATCGCGTTCTGTTGGTGATGGGGGCAAACTGGTGCCACGATAGCCGCGCTTTGGCCGGTTGGCTCGAAACCGAACGGTTCAGCCATTTGGTAGCCGAAAAGTACGAACTGGTATTCGTCAATATCGGGATGCCCCAAACCAAAGATGGCCATAACCTCGAAATTGCCAAACGCTTTGGCCTGGACGATCTTCCGGGCACACCAAATGTGCTGGTGCTGACAGCTAACGGCGAATTGGTGAACGCCGACACGGCGACCACTTGGCGCGATAGCGCGAGCCGCAGCGAAGATGCGATTTATGACGAGCTGGCTTTGTTGGCGCACAAGGACGCTTAA
- the ispG gene encoding flavodoxin-dependent (E)-4-hydroxy-3-methylbut-2-enyl-diphosphate synthase has product MSSVRPWRDIERRQCRQIMVGDVPVGGDAPITVQTMTNTPTEDAAATIDQIRRCEEVGCDIIRVSCPTEEATAAFPLITRASNIPVVADIHFHYKRALEAADGGAACLRINPGNIGSSKKVAEVVRAAKANGCAIRIGVNAGSLEKDLLEKYGEPCPEALIESALDHIKLLQDHDFHEFKVAVKASDVFLAVAAYHGLAETVDCPLHLGITEAGGLIGGTVKSSIGMGSLLWAGIGDTIRVSLSAEPEEEVKVGYEMLKALGLRTRGVRVVSCPSCSRQGFDVIRTVETLEKRLEHIKTPMSLSVLGCVVNGPGEARETDIGLTGGGSGKHMVYLSGMKAHTIEDDDMLDHIVKLVEEKAAKIDAGEETAFDPHAVEAAE; this is encoded by the coding sequence ATGTCTTCAGTACGGCCCTGGCGCGATATCGAACGGCGGCAATGTCGCCAGATTATGGTTGGCGATGTGCCGGTGGGCGGCGATGCGCCGATCACCGTTCAAACCATGACCAACACCCCAACCGAGGACGCGGCAGCGACGATCGATCAGATCCGCCGTTGCGAAGAGGTTGGCTGCGACATCATTCGTGTGTCTTGCCCCACGGAAGAGGCAACAGCGGCATTTCCGCTGATCACACGCGCTTCCAACATCCCCGTCGTTGCTGACATCCACTTCCATTACAAACGCGCATTGGAGGCTGCCGATGGCGGCGCGGCGTGCCTCCGCATCAATCCGGGCAATATCGGATCGTCCAAAAAGGTCGCCGAAGTTGTGCGCGCCGCGAAAGCGAATGGCTGCGCGATCCGCATTGGCGTAAACGCAGGTAGCCTCGAAAAAGATCTGCTGGAAAAATACGGCGAGCCTTGCCCGGAGGCCCTGATCGAAAGCGCGCTGGATCATATCAAGCTGTTGCAGGATCACGATTTTCACGAGTTTAAAGTCGCGGTGAAAGCCAGCGACGTGTTTCTTGCGGTGGCGGCCTATCATGGCCTCGCCGAAACTGTCGATTGCCCGCTGCACCTCGGCATTACAGAGGCCGGCGGATTGATCGGCGGCACTGTCAAATCCTCTATCGGAATGGGCAGCTTACTTTGGGCAGGGATCGGCGACACGATCCGCGTATCGCTCTCCGCCGAGCCAGAGGAAGAAGTCAAAGTCGGGTATGAGATGTTGAAAGCCCTCGGTCTGCGCACACGCGGTGTTCGCGTGGTGTCCTGCCCCAGCTGCTCGCGACAGGGTTTTGACGTCATCCGCACGGTTGAAACACTTGAAAAACGGCTTGAGCATATCAAGACACCGATGAGCCTTTCCGTGCTTGGCTGCGTGGTTAACGGCCCGGGCGAAGCGCGGGAAACCGATATCGGCCTAACCGGCGGCGGCAGTGGCAAGCATATGGTCTATCTTTCCGGCATGAAAGCGCACACGATTGAGGATGACGATATGCTCGATCACATCGTCAAACTGGTCGAGGAAAAAGCTGCCAAGATTGATGCTGGCGAGGAAACCGCCTTTGACCCGCACGCTGTGGAAGCCGCCGAATGA
- a CDS encoding DUF1109 domain-containing protein: MNNSPNKAQSRADLIAAMAEDLTPVRPVKPVEGMLLIAAATVLATVGSIAIHDFWWGLLSGDASGYFLITHGLLLVVGLASAAGVVFSAQPRVGTRGNAPAWSVAMLAIVPVAAIISLISAGGEHLHKGMNDPAAWLCTSSSLTAALLVAGASILWLRRGAPVSIERSGWLTGIAAGSLGTLAYGITCPVDSLSHVGLWHIAPVVIAAVVGRFVVPPLIRW; encoded by the coding sequence ATGAATAACTCCCCCAACAAAGCCCAGTCGCGCGCCGATCTGATTGCGGCAATGGCCGAAGACCTGACCCCGGTTCGCCCGGTTAAGCCGGTCGAAGGCATGCTGCTTATCGCGGCGGCGACTGTGCTTGCGACAGTGGGCTCTATCGCGATCCATGATTTCTGGTGGGGCCTGCTATCGGGCGATGCCTCGGGCTATTTCCTGATCACCCACGGCCTATTGCTTGTGGTTGGTTTGGCGAGCGCAGCTGGCGTTGTCTTCAGCGCTCAGCCCCGTGTCGGCACTCGCGGTAACGCGCCTGCGTGGAGCGTGGCTATGCTCGCTATCGTGCCCGTTGCAGCGATCATCAGCCTCATTTCGGCTGGCGGTGAACACTTGCATAAAGGCATGAACGATCCGGCTGCATGGCTCTGCACCAGCTCGTCGTTGACCGCTGCTCTGCTTGTTGCAGGTGCATCAATCCTGTGGCTGCGCCGCGGCGCACCGGTTTCAATCGAACGATCCGGCTGGTTGACTGGTATCGCAGCGGGTTCGCTCGGAACGCTTGCTTACGGTATCACTTGCCCCGTCGACAGCCTGTCGCATGTCGGCCTGTGGCATATTGCCCCGGTCGTGATTGCGGCTGTGGTCGGACGCTTCGTCGTACCGCCGCTTATCCGCTGGTAA
- a CDS encoding sigma-70 family RNA polymerase sigma factor: MVADEPTFARLMVATQDGDKAAGNVLLTEVGVWLERYFRRRVPPHQTDDLVQEVLISFYTKRGTWDPSRPFLPWLAAIARYRWVDHLRKVYKHDSQELMEDDAVEDSEEEVVLARVSLDRLFGQLPEKQAEVIEMVKIGGLSVREAAEKTGQSESLVKVNIHRGLKKMASLVEKAD; the protein is encoded by the coding sequence ATGGTCGCTGACGAACCAACCTTCGCCCGCCTTATGGTAGCGACACAGGACGGCGACAAAGCCGCCGGTAATGTGTTGCTCACCGAGGTGGGCGTCTGGTTGGAGCGGTATTTCCGCCGCCGGGTGCCCCCGCATCAGACAGACGATCTGGTGCAGGAGGTGCTTATATCATTCTACACCAAGCGCGGGACATGGGATCCCTCGCGTCCGTTCCTGCCATGGCTTGCCGCCATTGCGCGCTATCGCTGGGTCGATCATCTGCGCAAGGTTTACAAACATGACAGTCAGGAACTGATGGAAGACGACGCGGTAGAAGACAGCGAAGAAGAAGTTGTCCTGGCCCGCGTTAGCCTAGACCGTTTGTTTGGGCAGCTCCCCGAAAAGCAGGCCGAAGTCATCGAGATGGTCAAAATTGGCGGATTGTCCGTCCGCGAAGCCGCAGAAAAAACCGGCCAAAGCGAAAGCCTGGTCAAAGTGAATATCCATCGGGGTCTGAAGAAAATGGCCTCCTTGGTCGAGAAAGCTGATTGA
- a CDS encoding DoxX family protein — MNLWQRLTGILSGTIAESIAQLFARIALAGIFWRSYKTKVVDGTWLQIDETQYFIFENEFSGLPIPTDLAVPLATYSEFLFPILLVLGLFTRFSALALMGMAVVIQLFVFPDAAHFFGWAITVLALGAFLVSRGGGLISLDAILGRITASKAG, encoded by the coding sequence ATGAACTTATGGCAGCGACTGACCGGCATTTTGTCCGGCACCATCGCCGAAAGCATCGCCCAGCTTTTTGCTCGCATCGCGCTGGCCGGAATTTTCTGGCGGTCGTACAAAACCAAAGTCGTCGATGGCACATGGCTGCAGATTGACGAGACCCAATACTTCATTTTCGAGAACGAATTTTCCGGACTGCCAATCCCAACCGATCTTGCGGTGCCGTTGGCAACATATTCCGAGTTTCTGTTCCCGATCCTGCTTGTTCTGGGTCTCTTCACCCGCTTTTCGGCGCTCGCGCTGATGGGCATGGCGGTGGTCATCCAGCTGTTCGTATTCCCCGATGCGGCACACTTCTTTGGCTGGGCTATCACGGTTCTTGCTCTGGGTGCGTTCCTTGTCAGCCGCGGCGGCGGGTTGATCTCGCTCGACGCGATCCTAGGCCGCATCACGGCTTCGAAAGCCGGCTGA
- a CDS encoding DUF2282 domain-containing protein, with the protein MNAKSIANIAGLALTAGIAAGLATTPVAAQGAKEKCYGVSKAGKNDCAAGPGTSCAGTSTKDYQGNAWTYVDKGTCVKIKTPKGNGSLKPIKR; encoded by the coding sequence ATGAACGCCAAGTCAATTGCAAACATCGCCGGTCTCGCCCTCACTGCAGGGATCGCTGCTGGTCTCGCCACTACCCCTGTCGCGGCGCAAGGCGCGAAAGAAAAATGCTACGGCGTTTCCAAAGCAGGCAAGAACGATTGCGCCGCTGGCCCGGGCACAAGTTGTGCTGGCACCTCGACAAAAGACTACCAAGGTAACGCATGGACATATGTCGACAAAGGCACCTGCGTGAAAATCAAAACGCCAAAAGGCAACGGCTCGCTGAAGCCGATCAAACGATAA
- a CDS encoding DUF692 domain-containing protein, translated as MPYQSTIAPFAGFGLGLRRTHYEDFLETDVPVDFVEVISENYMIDGGRQLRILDQVREKHPVILHGVSMSIGSAGGLDKDHLAKLKRLGQRIDPLWVSDHLCWTRTSAHNSHDLLPMPLTEEALAAVCANIDHAQNELSRAMLFENPSSYLTFPEDEMSEWQFLSEMTRRTGCYLLLDVNNIYVSARNHGFSADEYLAGLPLDRVRQIHLAGHDPATAERPMIIDTHDRPVVDGVWDLYAKAIAMLPGPVATMIERDEDIPPLPELLAELDRARGIAEDALVPA; from the coding sequence ATGCCGTATCAATCCACCATCGCACCGTTTGCCGGTTTCGGTCTGGGCCTGCGCCGGACGCATTATGAGGATTTCCTCGAAACTGATGTTCCGGTCGATTTCGTTGAGGTGATTAGCGAAAACTACATGATCGATGGCGGACGCCAGCTGCGCATTCTGGATCAGGTGCGCGAAAAGCATCCGGTAATCCTGCACGGTGTTTCGATGTCGATCGGATCGGCAGGCGGTCTCGACAAAGATCATCTGGCAAAGCTCAAACGGCTAGGACAGCGTATCGACCCGCTATGGGTGTCCGATCACCTGTGCTGGACACGAACGAGCGCACATAACAGCCATGACTTGTTGCCGATGCCACTCACCGAAGAGGCTCTTGCAGCGGTCTGCGCCAATATCGATCATGCCCAAAACGAGCTGAGCCGGGCGATGCTCTTTGAAAACCCGTCAAGCTATCTCACTTTCCCCGAAGATGAGATGAGCGAGTGGCAGTTCCTGTCAGAGATGACCCGGCGAACAGGCTGTTATCTGCTGCTGGATGTGAACAATATCTATGTCAGCGCGCGCAATCACGGTTTCTCGGCTGACGAGTATCTCGCCGGACTACCACTGGACCGTGTGCGTCAAATCCATCTTGCGGGTCATGATCCTGCGACTGCGGAGCGTCCCATGATCATTGATACGCATGACCGCCCTGTCGTCGATGGAGTGTGGGACTTGTATGCCAAAGCGATTGCGATGCTGCCGGGGCCGGTCGCCACCATGATCGAGCGTGACGAGGACATTCCGCCTTTGCCCGAATTGCTTGCTGAACTTGATCGCGCACGGGGCATTGCCGAAGACGCACTGGTTCCGGCGTGA
- a CDS encoding DNA-binding domain-containing protein, with protein MTGGQTLADRQAAFLRSVLDECAPMPDGWGNSQSVGMSVYRGNYRSALVGALENTFERTARYVGEGPFKQVAAHHAIAHPPSGWTIEEAGAGFDATCAQLFAKNPEVAELAWLEWAMLQVSNAPDTQPFGAAEFGATTADFGDEDWMGLRLEFQPCVAAREVQANLSGLWNALDEGADGERPAPLLDQSKGCIVSREGERPVFQMVASEAAYALSAMQNGAAYGEMIMQIAGDSADADAIQQAAVAAGTMLGDWLNEGVILGVSA; from the coding sequence GTGACCGGAGGACAAACACTGGCGGATCGGCAGGCGGCATTCCTGCGCAGCGTCCTTGATGAATGCGCGCCGATGCCAGATGGCTGGGGCAATTCTCAATCGGTGGGCATGTCCGTCTATCGCGGGAATTACCGTTCGGCGCTTGTCGGCGCGCTGGAAAACACGTTTGAACGCACCGCGCGCTATGTTGGCGAAGGCCCCTTCAAACAGGTCGCAGCCCATCACGCGATCGCCCATCCGCCATCGGGTTGGACGATTGAGGAAGCGGGAGCTGGTTTCGACGCCACTTGCGCGCAATTGTTTGCCAAGAATCCAGAAGTGGCTGAACTGGCATGGCTCGAATGGGCCATGCTCCAGGTTTCAAATGCGCCGGATACGCAGCCTTTCGGCGCCGCAGAGTTTGGCGCGACCACAGCGGATTTTGGTGATGAGGACTGGATGGGTCTGAGGCTTGAATTCCAGCCATGTGTGGCAGCGCGCGAAGTACAGGCCAATTTGAGCGGCCTATGGAACGCGCTTGACGAGGGTGCAGATGGAGAAAGACCAGCCCCGCTTCTCGATCAATCCAAAGGCTGCATCGTCTCGCGTGAAGGCGAGCGACCGGTTTTTCAGATGGTCGCTTCCGAGGCGGCCTACGCGCTGTCTGCCATGCAAAATGGCGCGGCCTATGGCGAGATGATTATGCAGATCGCGGGAGACAGTGCCGATGCGGATGCTATTCAGCAGGCCGCCGTCGCAGCTGGCACAATGCTGGGCGATTGGCTCAATGAGGGAGTAATTCTCGGCGTCAGCGCTTGA
- a CDS encoding alpha/beta hydrolase: MLTGTSIELRTTKASMLLRGVKWLMSKRTPVFPHTADAFEEYMAARAMPKDAPIPNQFKHRYTLEHWSAADQEVVTIHPKSGPGQWHMLYFHGGGFVLPMFKEHWPLAAAMVDKLGASVTLPLYNVVPESSYASQDALADAVYAKLAAEHDPSRIVLNGDSAGGHMALSLALRLAKAGGPQPGKLALFAPWLDLTMADPAIEAVEPHDIMLKIGTLRSCGKMFADDRDVASPECSPLYTSQDDLAKLPPTRIWTGRHDLFIIDSRTFTGKLIDAGVDAKLYEYEAAPHVFMAVTPTSESKDTVKLLGEFLVE, translated from the coding sequence TTGCTAACAGGCACATCGATTGAATTGCGGACCACAAAGGCAAGCATGTTGCTGCGCGGTGTCAAATGGCTGATGAGCAAGCGCACGCCCGTTTTCCCCCATACGGCCGACGCGTTTGAGGAATATATGGCGGCCCGCGCGATGCCCAAAGACGCGCCGATCCCCAATCAGTTCAAGCATCGCTACACTCTGGAGCATTGGTCCGCTGCGGATCAGGAAGTCGTCACGATCCATCCCAAATCCGGGCCGGGCCAATGGCACATGCTCTATTTCCACGGCGGCGGATTTGTTCTGCCGATGTTCAAAGAGCACTGGCCGCTTGCTGCGGCGATGGTCGACAAACTTGGCGCGAGCGTGACCTTGCCGCTCTATAATGTCGTTCCGGAAAGCTCCTACGCCTCGCAAGACGCTCTCGCAGATGCGGTCTATGCGAAGCTTGCTGCTGAACATGATCCTTCGCGCATTGTGCTGAATGGTGACAGCGCTGGCGGTCATATGGCGTTGAGCCTCGCACTGAGGCTGGCCAAAGCGGGCGGCCCGCAACCCGGCAAGCTCGCTCTCTTTGCGCCGTGGCTCGATCTCACCATGGCGGACCCCGCGATTGAAGCGGTCGAGCCGCACGACATCATGCTGAAAATCGGCACTCTGCGCAGCTGCGGAAAGATGTTCGCGGACGACCGCGACGTTGCCAGCCCCGAATGCAGCCCTCTTTACACCTCGCAAGATGACCTTGCGAAGTTACCACCGACCCGCATCTGGACCGGGCGGCATGATCTTTTTATCATCGATAGCCGCACCTTCACCGGCAAATTGATCGATGCCGGTGTCGATGCAAAGTTGTACGAATACGAGGCGGCCCCGCATGTATTTATGGCAGTCACTCCGACAAGCGAGTCCAAAGATACGGTGAAGCTTTTGGGCGAATTTTTGGTCGAGTAA
- a CDS encoding SDR family NAD(P)-dependent oxidoreductase produces MTLYPLDIRLRTIRENMMSNFGENSTASEVLASKDLSGKTIFITGGNSGLGMESGRAMAAQGAHVVLAGRDQGKLDDAVSSIKNENPDAQIETIICDLGSLESVQSCGKEASQRLGKIDVLLNNAGVMACPHSKTADGFEMQFGTNHVGHFLLTKQLMPLIEKGQDKRIVNLSSRGHHITPVNLDDPNFENREYNEWASYGQSKTANILFTVGLENRFADKGIHAYAVHPGGIQTNLGRHMSEEEEAALVARVTENDPDFSWKTIPQGAATQCWAATAAELEGKGGVYCEDCHVAEVDDTSPNSGVRSYALDQASADRLWSMSEEMVGESFSA; encoded by the coding sequence ATGACGCTATATCCACTTGATATCCGCTTGCGCACAATCCGGGAGAATATGATGAGCAATTTCGGCGAAAACAGCACGGCAAGCGAGGTTCTTGCGAGTAAAGACCTGTCGGGAAAGACAATTTTCATCACTGGCGGCAATTCAGGACTGGGCATGGAGAGCGGTCGCGCAATGGCAGCGCAAGGCGCACATGTGGTGCTGGCTGGCCGCGATCAGGGCAAACTTGATGATGCTGTGTCATCTATCAAAAACGAAAACCCCGACGCTCAAATCGAGACAATCATTTGCGATCTCGGCTCACTCGAAAGCGTGCAGTCATGCGGTAAAGAAGCAAGCCAGCGGCTCGGAAAGATCGATGTGCTGCTCAACAATGCCGGTGTGATGGCTTGTCCGCACAGCAAGACCGCCGATGGCTTCGAAATGCAGTTCGGCACCAACCATGTCGGGCATTTTCTCCTGACCAAACAACTGATGCCTTTGATCGAAAAAGGGCAGGACAAACGCATCGTCAACCTGTCCAGCCGCGGCCACCACATCACACCGGTCAATCTCGACGATCCGAACTTTGAAAACCGTGAATACAATGAATGGGCAAGCTACGGTCAGTCGAAGACGGCTAATATCCTCTTCACAGTGGGCTTGGAAAATCGCTTCGCCGACAAAGGTATTCACGCATACGCCGTACATCCGGGCGGCATTCAGACCAACCTTGGCCGTCATATGAGCGAAGAAGAAGAGGCCGCTCTTGTTGCACGCGTGACCGAGAATGATCCTGACTTTTCATGGAAGACCATTCCGCAAGGTGCAGCCACGCAATGCTGGGCCGCGACCGCCGCTGAACTGGAAGGCAAAGGCGGGGTTTACTGCGAAGACTGCCACGTCGCCGAGGTCGATGACACCTCCCCAAACAGCGGCGTGCGCAGCTATGCGCTCGATCAAGCAAGCGCAGATCGGTTGTGGTCAATGAGCGAAGAAATGGTCGGCGAAAGCTTCAGCGCCTGA
- a CDS encoding isoaspartyl peptidase/L-asparaginase encodes MKNLILAAIGVFVALSTPAYAQEAEPRWSIAIHGGAGTLDPDKMTPEQKAAYEAALQNALDAGKTVLANGGSAMEAVQAAIIPLEDDPLFNAGRGAVFTWEGRNELDASIMDGRDRSAGAVTGVTTIKNPILLADKVRTESPHVFLMGEGAEQFAGEQGLETAPPEWFATERRKKSLERMKARQLSALDVDHKFGTVGAVALDLEGNLAAGTSTGGMTGKRWGRIGDAPVIGAGTYADNRSCAVSATGWGEYFIRVGVAQEICTRLRYRFRMDIDAVQSVVPKDADGMPTYIIHASEFPLSVESAQEEADVVMDEVKELGGDGGVILVTPEGHALFSFNTTGMYRGRATSDGVNEVAIFAAE; translated from the coding sequence ATGAAAAATCTGATCCTTGCCGCGATAGGCGTATTCGTCGCCCTTTCTACCCCAGCATATGCTCAGGAGGCAGAGCCTCGTTGGTCGATTGCTATCCATGGCGGGGCGGGGACGCTGGATCCCGATAAAATGACGCCTGAGCAAAAGGCCGCCTATGAAGCCGCGCTTCAGAACGCGCTAGACGCAGGCAAGACGGTGCTCGCAAACGGTGGCAGCGCGATGGAAGCCGTGCAGGCCGCAATCATTCCGCTTGAGGATGATCCCTTGTTCAATGCGGGGCGGGGCGCTGTCTTTACATGGGAAGGGCGCAACGAACTTGATGCCTCGATCATGGATGGGCGCGATCGCAGCGCGGGCGCTGTGACGGGTGTGACCACGATCAAGAACCCGATCCTGCTCGCGGATAAAGTCCGCACAGAGAGTCCTCATGTTTTCCTGATGGGTGAGGGAGCCGAGCAGTTTGCTGGCGAGCAGGGACTTGAAACCGCTCCGCCGGAATGGTTCGCGACCGAGCGCCGTAAAAAATCGCTGGAGCGGATGAAAGCGCGCCAGCTTTCCGCCTTGGATGTGGATCACAAATTCGGGACAGTGGGTGCAGTCGCGCTTGATCTCGAAGGCAATCTGGCGGCGGGCACTTCAACTGGCGGGATGACAGGCAAACGCTGGGGCCGGATCGGAGATGCTCCTGTAATTGGCGCAGGCACCTATGCCGATAACCGCAGCTGCGCAGTGTCAGCGACCGGCTGGGGTGAATACTTCATCCGCGTTGGCGTGGCGCAGGAGATTTGCACCCGGCTCCGCTATCGGTTCCGGATGGACATCGACGCTGTGCAATCCGTGGTGCCGAAAGACGCAGACGGAATGCCGACATATATTATTCACGCTTCCGAGTTTCCGCTCAGCGTGGAGTCGGCCCAGGAAGAGGCGGATGTGGTGATGGATGAGGTCAAGGAACTCGGTGGTGATGGCGGTGTCATCCTTGTAACTCCAGAGGGTCATGCTCTTTTCAGCTTCAATACGACGGGCATGTATCGCGGCCGTGCGACCAGTGATGGCGTGAACGAGGTGGCTATCTTCGCTGCGGAATAG
- a CDS encoding fatty acid desaturase, with protein MNAQTPVMPADLSQLSDGELRRLELKIARKYSGKVPWIAVFWAFGNLAAWLSLWPLVLLDILPLWVAFPIATINMALVYLPTHEAQHDIIARPGTKLRWLNELVGHATSWMLLMPFQMLRVTHLDHHRHTNDPELDVDITSSASGPWQAIWNAIQGRQPKAKRNQDYLASLARNGREGVIVLSLLYRVGFIAILGALAWNGFALEALLLWWLPYQIAITYIVFFLSWAPHHPATHQARYTNTRSWKSAVGNIGSMGMQFHIVHHLHPYIPLHLTPAAYREMRPILEARGCRLGGN; from the coding sequence ATGAATGCGCAAACGCCTGTGATGCCGGCTGATCTATCGCAGCTTTCGGACGGAGAGCTCCGGCGGCTGGAGCTCAAAATTGCGCGGAAATACTCAGGCAAGGTGCCTTGGATCGCCGTGTTCTGGGCGTTCGGCAATCTTGCCGCTTGGCTCAGCTTGTGGCCACTCGTCCTGCTGGACATCCTTCCGCTTTGGGTTGCCTTTCCGATCGCAACCATCAACATGGCGCTTGTCTATCTGCCGACGCATGAGGCGCAGCATGACATTATCGCACGTCCAGGCACGAAGCTGCGCTGGCTCAATGAGCTGGTCGGCCATGCGACCAGCTGGATGCTGTTAATGCCGTTTCAGATGCTGCGCGTGACGCACCTTGATCATCATCGCCACACCAATGATCCGGAACTGGATGTGGACATCACCTCGAGCGCAAGCGGACCTTGGCAGGCCATTTGGAACGCCATTCAAGGGCGCCAACCCAAAGCAAAACGCAATCAGGATTACCTTGCTAGCTTGGCCCGAAATGGCCGTGAGGGTGTGATAGTCCTGTCGCTGCTTTACCGGGTCGGCTTTATAGCGATCCTCGGCGCGCTGGCATGGAATGGATTTGCGCTGGAGGCGCTGCTGCTCTGGTGGCTGCCTTACCAGATTGCCATTACCTATATTGTGTTCTTCCTATCATGGGCGCCGCATCACCCTGCGACGCACCAGGCGCGCTACACCAACACACGCAGTTGGAAATCAGCTGTCGGCAATATCGGATCGATGGGGATGCAGTTTCATATCGTGCACCATCTGCATCCATACATTCCGCTGCATCTCACACCCGCTGCCTACCGCGAGATGCGTCCGATCCTTGAGGCGCGGGGTTGCCGCTTGGGCGGGAACTAA